Proteins encoded within one genomic window of Chlorobaculum sp. MV4-Y:
- a CDS encoding phage tail sheath family protein has protein sequence MATMYKTPGVYIEEIPKFPPSIAPVATAIPAFIGYTEKALKNGESLTNKPTRIESIAEYVELFGEGPSQEIEVYLDANNNYAGCGQSGSGRLLYDSLRMFYANGGGNCYIVSIGSYSDSLDKQVFLDGLEAIENEDEPTILLFPDAVNLSGNGLHDVQVAALAQCNKLQDRVTVCDTVKSDDFSADVQKLRDNIGINNLKYGAAYGPWINTSLPRYFYFRDLTLKRDNAAGANVPATSLTSDSSILQILSDVTEAQKAVDALDAAETAAAGAGKTWADQLKALSDAYNTSSATTLAALEAPLQAIYDLLAEIVAGVSDMIASLPKVVTGSPDPSVPETKDFILKKDITQYLGSSKLKSSVFDVLAAHYNYLATTGMPVEPDDGTPDPENVKIKLFSDGPSTPSTDLGKAIALLDYSSSPFTSCADPAVTAKYAAATTDKEAADIAKNAAVQAASSIIALFRFAQSSAAEYEKRFNDALISGFGTYKSLVSKAIESLNQLPPSGAIAGVYAAVDSDRGVWKAPANISLNSVVSPVAKISQEQQADYNVDANAGKSINIIRSFTGKGVLVWGARTLAGNDNEWRYVNVRRFFNFVEESVKKATEQFVFEPNDANTWVRIQAMIENFLTVLWRQGALQGIKPEHAFYVAVGLGKTMTALDILEGRMIIEIGMAAVRPAEFIILRFSHKMAES, from the coding sequence ATGGCAACAATGTACAAGACCCCCGGCGTCTATATCGAAGAGATCCCGAAGTTTCCACCTTCGATTGCACCTGTGGCGACGGCGATTCCGGCCTTTATCGGCTACACCGAAAAGGCGCTCAAAAACGGTGAGTCGCTGACCAACAAGCCGACCAGAATCGAATCCATCGCCGAATACGTGGAGCTGTTCGGCGAGGGGCCTTCTCAGGAGATCGAGGTCTATCTCGACGCGAACAACAACTACGCGGGCTGTGGACAGTCCGGCAGCGGACGCCTGCTGTATGACAGCCTGAGAATGTTCTACGCCAACGGCGGGGGCAACTGCTACATCGTCTCGATCGGCAGCTACAGCGACAGCCTCGACAAACAGGTCTTCCTCGACGGCCTCGAGGCGATTGAGAACGAAGACGAGCCGACCATCCTGCTTTTCCCGGACGCCGTGAACCTGTCCGGCAACGGACTGCACGACGTGCAGGTCGCCGCGCTCGCGCAGTGCAACAAGCTTCAGGACAGGGTGACGGTCTGCGACACGGTCAAATCGGATGATTTCAGCGCGGACGTCCAGAAACTCCGCGACAACATCGGCATCAACAACCTCAAGTACGGTGCAGCTTACGGCCCCTGGATCAACACGAGTCTCCCCCGTTACTTCTACTTCCGTGACCTCACGCTCAAGCGCGACAACGCCGCAGGCGCGAACGTTCCGGCAACAAGCCTGACCAGCGATTCCTCGATCCTTCAGATACTCTCTGATGTCACCGAAGCGCAGAAAGCCGTCGATGCGCTCGATGCTGCCGAAACCGCCGCTGCTGGAGCGGGCAAAACCTGGGCTGATCAGCTGAAAGCACTTTCAGACGCCTATAACACTTCGTCGGCGACCACGCTTGCGGCTCTAGAAGCTCCCTTGCAGGCCATCTACGACCTGCTTGCCGAAATCGTGGCTGGCGTCAGCGACATGATCGCCTCGCTTCCGAAGGTCGTCACCGGTTCGCCCGATCCTTCGGTTCCAGAGACCAAGGATTTTATTCTCAAAAAAGACATCACACAGTACCTCGGCAGCTCCAAGCTGAAAAGCTCGGTCTTCGACGTGCTGGCCGCGCACTACAATTACCTGGCCACAACGGGAATGCCCGTGGAACCCGACGATGGTACACCCGACCCGGAGAATGTAAAAATCAAACTGTTTTCGGACGGCCCCTCTACCCCGTCAACCGATCTCGGCAAAGCAATCGCCCTGCTCGACTACAGCTCCAGCCCGTTTACCTCTTGTGCCGATCCCGCAGTCACCGCGAAATACGCTGCCGCGACAACGGACAAAGAGGCTGCCGACATCGCCAAGAACGCTGCCGTACAGGCCGCCAGCTCGATCATCGCGCTCTTCCGCTTCGCGCAGAGTTCGGCGGCGGAGTATGAAAAGAGGTTCAACGACGCCCTGATCAGCGGTTTCGGAACCTACAAGAGCCTCGTCAGCAAGGCCATCGAATCGCTCAACCAGCTTCCGCCGTCGGGCGCAATTGCCGGTGTGTACGCGGCTGTTGACTCGGATCGCGGTGTCTGGAAAGCCCCGGCGAACATCAGCCTGAACTCGGTGGTCAGCCCGGTCGCCAAAATTTCGCAGGAGCAGCAGGCGGACTACAACGTGGACGCGAATGCCGGCAAGTCGATCAACATCATCCGCAGCTTCACCGGCAAAGGCGTCCTGGTGTGGGGCGCTCGCACCTTGGCAGGCAACGACAACGAGTGGCGCTACGTCAACGTTCGGCGCTTCTTCAACTTCGTCGAGGAATCGGTCAAAAAGGCTACCGAACAGTTTGTCTTCGAACCCAACGACGCCAACACCTGGGTACGCATCCAGGCGATGATCGAGAACTTTCTGACGGTTCTGTGGCGACAGGGCGCCTTGCAGGGCATCAAACCGGAACATGCGTTTTACGTCGCCGTCGGCCTCGGCAAAACCATGACCGCGCTGGACATCCTCGAAGGACGCATGATTATCGAAATCGGCATGGCCGCCGTCAGGCCCGCCGAGTTCATCATCCTGCGCTTCTCGCACAAGATGGCCGAGTCGTAA
- a CDS encoding phage tail protein yields MAQEYPIPRFHFQVDWGGAKLSFTEVTGLVMEREKIEYRHSDSKDFSKIAMPGMVKNSNITLKRGKFENDFDFNTWLEDVANERVDNRRDVTIRLLNEKHSPVAAWTAARCFPVKITAPDLKSDANEVAIESIELAHEGLKLMKV; encoded by the coding sequence ATGGCACAGGAATATCCGATACCAAGGTTTCACTTCCAGGTTGACTGGGGCGGCGCGAAACTCAGCTTCACCGAAGTCACCGGGCTGGTAATGGAGCGCGAAAAGATCGAGTACCGGCACAGCGACAGCAAGGACTTCAGCAAGATCGCCATGCCGGGCATGGTCAAGAACAGCAACATCACGCTCAAGCGCGGCAAGTTCGAGAACGATTTCGACTTCAACACCTGGCTTGAGGATGTGGCCAACGAGCGCGTCGACAACCGCCGCGACGTCACCATCCGGCTGCTCAACGAGAAGCATTCGCCGGTGGCCGCGTGGACAGCGGCGCGCTGCTTCCCGGTCAAGATCACCGCGCCCGATCTGAAATCCGACGCCAACGAGGTGGCCATCGAGAGCATCGAGCTGGCGCACGAAGGGCTGAAACTGATGAAGGTCTGA
- a CDS encoding phage tail protein, producing MVDYYPPWGFYFRVVFGISQDKNDARFQSVSGLSVEYDFETFKEGGENRFEHKLPVRTKYADLVLKRGLLTDSSVIEWLTDAFQNRTFNPTDLSVNLLNEKGEPLQTWNVVHAIPKKWLVSDFNANENSVVVETMELSYRYFTVQKG from the coding sequence ATGGTTGACTACTATCCGCCGTGGGGGTTCTATTTCCGGGTTGTCTTCGGCATCAGCCAGGACAAGAACGATGCGAGGTTCCAGTCGGTCTCGGGCCTGTCGGTCGAGTACGACTTCGAAACCTTCAAGGAGGGCGGCGAGAACCGCTTCGAGCACAAGCTGCCGGTAAGGACGAAATATGCCGATCTGGTGCTCAAGCGCGGTCTGTTGACCGATTCGTCGGTCATCGAATGGCTGACCGACGCCTTTCAGAACCGCACGTTCAACCCCACGGACTTGTCGGTCAACCTCTTGAACGAAAAAGGCGAGCCGCTGCAAACCTGGAACGTGGTGCACGCCATTCCGAAAAAGTGGCTCGTCAGCGATTTCAATGCGAACGAAAACAGCGTCGTCGTCGAAACGATGGAGCTGAGTTACCGTTACTTCACCGTCCAGAAGGGGTAG
- a CDS encoding DUF5908 family protein, protein MPVEIRELHIKVTVNEAPQGEGTGASRNSAERGGSENTGADRDAIVAECVEQVLRIMQNKRER, encoded by the coding sequence ATGCCGGTCGAGATCAGGGAACTGCATATCAAGGTGACGGTCAACGAAGCGCCGCAGGGCGAGGGCACGGGGGCCAGCCGGAACAGCGCTGAGCGCGGCGGCAGCGAAAATACGGGCGCGGATCGTGACGCGATCGTGGCCGAGTGCGTCGAACAGGTGCTCCGGATCATGCAAAACAAACGTGAACGCTGA
- a CDS encoding CIS tube protein translates to MAESGKLEKMLILAFADSQQAESGGKKEADDYVEALINPESYTQSYKLKFSKSGQGQGTSGQQLKYEYSEPGEMSFEFLFDNTGIIDGKSRDSITEDIEKFRKVLTDYKGDSHEPRHFKLVWGENSIFKGRVTSLEITFKLFKPDGTPLRATAKVTFKSSIEEEKRAATEDRQSADLTHIRKVRAGDTLPLMCFRIYGDSKYYLDVAAANGLDDFRSLTPGAEIRFPPIDKTAKSS, encoded by the coding sequence ATGGCTGAGAGCGGAAAACTCGAAAAGATGCTGATTCTGGCCTTTGCCGATTCGCAACAGGCCGAAAGCGGCGGCAAAAAAGAGGCGGACGACTACGTCGAGGCGCTCATCAACCCGGAGAGCTACACCCAGAGCTACAAGCTGAAGTTCTCCAAATCGGGCCAGGGCCAGGGTACGAGCGGCCAACAGTTGAAGTACGAGTACTCAGAGCCGGGCGAAATGAGCTTCGAGTTCCTCTTCGACAACACTGGCATCATCGACGGCAAGAGCCGGGACTCGATCACTGAGGACATCGAGAAGTTCCGCAAGGTGCTGACCGACTACAAGGGCGACTCGCACGAGCCGCGTCACTTCAAGCTGGTCTGGGGCGAGAACTCGATCTTCAAGGGGCGGGTGACCTCGCTCGAAATCACCTTCAAGCTCTTCAAGCCCGACGGCACACCCCTGCGAGCCACGGCCAAGGTAACCTTCAAAAGCAGCATCGAGGAGGAAAAACGCGCCGCAACGGAGGACAGGCAGTCCGCCGATTTGACACACATCCGCAAGGTCAGGGCCGGTGACACCCTGCCGCTGATGTGCTTCAGAATTTACGGCGACTCGAAATACTACCTCGACGTAGCCGCAGCCAACGGGCTCGACGACTTCCGCTCGCTGACGCCGGGCGCGGAGATCAGGTTTCCACCCATCGACAAAACCGCAAAGTCATCGTGA
- a CDS encoding phage late control D family protein: protein MSPENTIPTPATPDVCTFAVLIDGAEIPGRFQLVALSVSHELNRIPTAELHLLDGQASTGTFAASDEELFIPGKKIEIQLGYRSTNDKVFSGLIVKQSIRIRKNGSFLAIECRGNAVRMTRGLKSRYFADMKDSDVMEEIINEYGLTSDVTATTPEPGSVVQYESTDWDFLVCRAEANGMVVAVEDDTVTVAPPDTAANPAVTVRFGATVLELDAELDARVQETGITASSWNPADQ from the coding sequence GTGAGTCCCGAGAACACCATACCGACCCCGGCGACTCCGGATGTCTGCACCTTCGCGGTGCTGATCGATGGCGCGGAAATTCCCGGCAGGTTCCAGCTCGTGGCGCTCTCGGTATCGCACGAACTGAACCGGATTCCCACCGCCGAGCTGCATCTGCTCGACGGGCAGGCTTCGACCGGAACGTTCGCGGCAAGCGACGAAGAGCTGTTCATACCGGGCAAGAAGATCGAAATCCAGCTCGGCTACCGCTCGACGAACGACAAGGTTTTCAGCGGACTCATCGTCAAGCAGAGCATCAGAATCCGCAAGAACGGCAGTTTTCTCGCCATCGAGTGCCGGGGCAACGCGGTCAGAATGACGAGGGGACTCAAAAGCCGCTACTTCGCCGACATGAAAGACAGTGACGTCATGGAGGAGATCATCAACGAGTACGGCCTGACAAGTGATGTAACGGCGACCACGCCGGAGCCGGGTTCGGTGGTGCAGTACGAATCGACGGACTGGGACTTTCTGGTCTGCCGCGCCGAAGCAAACGGCATGGTGGTGGCGGTGGAGGACGACACGGTGACGGTTGCTCCGCCCGACACCGCCGCCAATCCGGCCGTGACGGTGCGCTTCGGAGCAACCGTGCTGGAGCTCGACGCGGAACTCGACGCCCGCGTGCAGGAAACCGGCATCACCGCCTCGTCGTGGAACCCGGCGGATCAGTAG
- the vgrG gene encoding type VI secretion system tip protein VgrG — translation MESEASEPSTTGNGNLSADDLAGVLGGDASVLRHSGNLSQPELQAWADARLMKERLSKVRGRVRFQGMASILPGQVIEVTGIGARFEGKLYVSGVRQSVSGGNWETDVQFGLDPEIFPERYNLRPLPASGLLPGVGGLQMGVVTVLKGDPESMERIKVRLPLISDSDEGVWARLATLDAGDGRGTFFRPEIGDEVVVGFIADDPRHPVVLGMCHSGAKPAPEAASDDNHRKGYVSREKMMLTFDDEKKIIHLETPGGNKLSLSDEDNGIIVEDMNGNKITLDDKGVTIESASNIVLKATGDLKAEGVNIELAAQSGFKAEGSATAELSGASTEVKGSATAKISGGMVQIN, via the coding sequence GTGGAGTCGGAGGCGAGCGAACCCTCGACGACCGGTAACGGGAACCTTTCGGCGGACGATCTCGCCGGAGTGCTTGGTGGCGACGCTTCGGTGCTACGCCACAGCGGCAACCTGAGCCAGCCCGAGTTGCAGGCTTGGGCCGACGCCCGCCTGATGAAGGAACGGCTCTCAAAGGTGCGCGGACGGGTGCGATTCCAGGGAATGGCCTCAATTCTGCCCGGGCAGGTGATCGAGGTGACAGGCATCGGTGCGCGCTTCGAGGGCAAGCTCTACGTCTCCGGCGTGCGGCAGTCAGTGAGCGGCGGCAACTGGGAGACTGACGTGCAGTTCGGCCTCGATCCGGAGATTTTCCCTGAGCGCTACAATCTGCGCCCGTTGCCCGCATCGGGCCTTCTGCCCGGCGTCGGCGGCTTGCAGATGGGCGTGGTCACAGTGCTGAAGGGCGACCCGGAGAGCATGGAGCGCATCAAGGTGCGTCTGCCGCTCATCAGCGATTCGGACGAGGGGGTCTGGGCGCGGCTCGCCACGCTCGACGCGGGCGACGGACGCGGCACCTTTTTCCGCCCTGAGATCGGCGACGAGGTGGTGGTTGGCTTCATCGCCGACGACCCGCGCCACCCGGTGGTGCTCGGCATGTGCCATAGCGGCGCGAAACCCGCGCCTGAAGCGGCCTCGGACGACAACCACCGCAAGGGTTACGTGAGTCGGGAAAAGATGATGCTCACCTTCGACGACGAAAAGAAGATCATCCATCTCGAAACGCCCGGCGGCAACAAGCTCTCGCTGTCGGATGAAGACAACGGTATCATCGTCGAGGACATGAACGGCAACAAGATCACCCTCGACGACAAGGGCGTCACCATCGAAAGCGCAAGCAACATTGTGCTCAAGGCGACCGGCGACCTCAAGGCCGAGGGGGTGAACATCGAGCTGGCCGCACAGAGCGGCTTCAAGGCCGAAGGCTCTGCGACGGCAGAACTCTCCGGAGCCAGTACAGAGGTCAAAGGCAGCGCCACGGCGAAGATCAGCGGCGGCATGGTACAGATAAACTGA
- a CDS encoding PAAR domain-containing protein, with translation MAFAARVGDMIVSTATQGAPVPIIPPGAPTVLIGGMPAARLGDTCGADSIVMGSTSVMIGGMPAARIGDPTAGGGTVMSPGAVTVMIGG, from the coding sequence ATGGCATTCGCGGCAAGAGTCGGCGACATGATCGTCAGCACAGCAACCCAGGGCGCTCCGGTGCCAATCATCCCGCCCGGAGCGCCAACAGTGCTTATCGGCGGAATGCCAGCAGCACGGCTGGGCGATACGTGCGGCGCGGACTCCATCGTGATGGGATCGACCAGCGTGATGATCGGTGGAATGCCCGCCGCCCGCATAGGCGACCCGACCGCCGGAGGAGGCACAGTCATGTCTCCCGGCGCAGTAACCGTAATGATCGGAGGGTAG
- a CDS encoding GPW/gp25 family protein: MQYPFLGRGWAFPPVFDRNLPGARMLEDEADIASSLAVLLGTAQGERVMMPWYGCNLDELIYESLDTRIKTLVADKIESAILYHEPRIRLEKVSIEKNDENEGILLISIDYTVKTTNSRFNMVYPFYIQEGTDIDMAITVNPLGEN; this comes from the coding sequence ATGCAATACCCGTTTCTTGGACGTGGCTGGGCCTTTCCGCCGGTGTTCGACCGGAACCTGCCGGGCGCGCGGATGCTCGAAGACGAGGCGGATATCGCGTCGAGCCTCGCGGTGCTGCTCGGCACGGCGCAGGGCGAGCGGGTCATGATGCCGTGGTACGGCTGCAACCTCGACGAACTGATCTACGAAAGCCTTGATACTCGGATCAAAACCCTCGTCGCGGACAAGATCGAATCGGCCATTCTCTACCACGAACCACGCATCCGGCTCGAAAAGGTCTCGATCGAAAAAAACGATGAGAACGAAGGCATTCTGCTCATCAGCATCGACTACACGGTCAAGACCACCAATTCGCGTTTCAACATGGTTTATCCGTTCTACATCCAGGAGGGCACCGACATCGACATGGCAATAACCGTCAATCCTTTGGGGGAGAACTAA
- a CDS encoding baseplate J/gp47 family protein — protein MQTDPNRLRRDGTSQKQRFPAALDPASAPIDGRTPEVLIAFARNYSASVRYYDLNNAEIDNWTRFFSDDIAVRVACASIETVELYRKRIKELLDILKNDGDFASDAEQKKALGWLFSDIGTLARQLDRLKDDLDPAVALKATLRNLIASRLAPAFGKLIAAFKAGVKLGHIENETDADGKIVAKTTPDGELVIFEASPEPFEAICSAGLSKEWITGGATEWTAYFDSIEPNESLYATLTGLDAWSRLARHNLFISQLDLFLKAYARIVADAKTALPELLTGRDDHQPHYALYLAFVQLMELSRSHLNTLTGRHLDFYYKEVLKLAPNASEPDKVHLLFELAKNRESARLEAGTLFKGKNETGQTVQYALDEKLVANRATIEALQAVRHSINDTQKRLYAWPEVNSGDGIGGEIIATDGQWHPFLNDTGVTSLAEVGFAIASNCLLLREGNREITLTLEFNRGKVLQSAFCNSFDFYLSTSKKWVQATLDTTNVSASTSLSKKVRIPLTFGGEQPAVEPMSEASPGNALPASLPMLKAVLKQESAQSLPLSTLQELRIDIAKSQLEVSIGFDSAGKPDGNGLKSLAVSNKFGDLKTDKPFQPFGATPESDDWLIIGSDELFQKKDARFQLRIVWKGLPFWRGDIDFDWVNEFYPKADFAFLKQGSWPKKNDLENQKLFSWKYAEVAFPESKATLPALALTGTHFDETRYTLDSRSGFMKLTLNGDFGHKLYPLTLSRYMMRVAAKDKELVDDCMSLWKKVRHDLYEWKNGRKEPKNPKNFTSQFVEQFSKCMPVEPYTPVIESLTLSYTASAQLSDAGLYQLTPFGCKAVTPGKKSTLLYPFDNEGELYIGIDGFTPGRNLSVLFQLAEGSASPTVSKPEKHVAWSWLRSNKWVDFETSELSDDMAQLTRSGIIRFAVPSSATSGNSLLGGGNLHWLRAVVKEKPEAVCKIIGVETQAARATRLTGNDSAGQLAAESIKKAVTPDASVKKITQPYASFGGRKAEDETAFRTRVSERLRHRNRAITMWDYERLVLEAFPQIYKVKCLNHTRYEPGETGVGIYRELAPGHVTIVAVPNLLNNNAIDPLRPYTSLGELDLIRTYLEKHASELVSLHVENPVFETISTEFSVRFRQGVDEAFYIGQLQQELMKFLSPWAFEEGMDIAFGGKIHKSSLIDFVEERAYVDYVTDFKMYHTDGNGKTSGDLDEAATTLPLSILVSVEASGHAITPISGELDG, from the coding sequence ATGCAAACGGATCCGAACCGGCTCAGGCGGGACGGCACGAGCCAGAAGCAGCGCTTCCCCGCCGCGCTCGATCCCGCTAGCGCGCCCATCGATGGGCGAACGCCCGAGGTACTCATCGCTTTTGCCCGGAACTACTCGGCCTCGGTGCGCTATTACGACCTGAACAACGCCGAGATCGACAACTGGACGCGCTTTTTCAGCGACGACATCGCCGTCAGGGTCGCCTGCGCATCGATTGAAACGGTTGAGCTGTACCGCAAGCGCATCAAAGAGCTGCTCGACATTCTGAAGAACGATGGCGACTTTGCTTCGGACGCGGAACAGAAAAAAGCGCTCGGCTGGCTCTTCAGCGACATCGGCACGCTCGCGCGACAGCTCGACCGCCTCAAGGACGACCTCGATCCCGCCGTCGCGCTCAAGGCGACCCTGCGGAACCTGATCGCAAGCCGCCTCGCTCCGGCCTTCGGCAAGCTCATCGCCGCGTTCAAGGCGGGCGTCAAGCTCGGTCACATCGAAAACGAGACTGATGCGGACGGCAAGATCGTCGCAAAAACGACGCCGGACGGAGAACTCGTAATTTTCGAGGCGTCTCCCGAGCCGTTCGAGGCGATCTGCTCGGCGGGCCTCTCGAAGGAGTGGATCACCGGCGGAGCGACGGAGTGGACGGCGTATTTCGACTCCATCGAGCCGAACGAATCGCTCTACGCTACGCTGACCGGCCTCGACGCCTGGAGCCGCCTGGCGAGGCACAACCTTTTCATCTCGCAGCTCGACCTCTTCCTGAAAGCCTACGCCCGCATCGTCGCCGACGCCAAGACCGCTTTGCCAGAGCTCCTCACCGGGCGCGACGACCACCAGCCGCACTACGCGCTCTATCTCGCCTTCGTGCAGTTGATGGAGCTGTCGCGCAGTCACCTGAACACGCTGACCGGACGCCATCTCGATTTTTACTACAAAGAGGTGCTGAAACTCGCGCCGAACGCCTCCGAACCCGACAAGGTTCATCTGCTCTTCGAGCTGGCCAAGAACAGGGAGAGCGCTCGGCTCGAAGCCGGAACCCTCTTCAAGGGCAAGAACGAAACTGGCCAGACCGTGCAGTACGCGCTCGACGAGAAGCTTGTCGCCAACCGCGCCACCATCGAAGCGTTGCAGGCAGTGCGCCACTCGATCAACGACACGCAAAAACGCCTCTACGCCTGGCCGGAGGTCAATTCCGGCGACGGCATCGGTGGCGAAATCATCGCGACCGACGGCCAGTGGCATCCGTTCCTGAACGACACCGGCGTAACCAGTCTCGCCGAAGTCGGCTTCGCCATTGCCTCGAACTGCCTGCTGCTCCGGGAGGGAAACCGCGAAATCACGCTCACCCTTGAGTTCAACAGAGGCAAGGTTTTACAAAGCGCGTTCTGCAACAGCTTCGATTTTTACCTCTCGACCAGCAAGAAATGGGTTCAGGCCACGCTCGACACGACCAACGTTTCGGCATCCACCTCACTATCGAAAAAGGTCAGAATCCCGCTCACCTTCGGCGGGGAGCAGCCAGCGGTCGAGCCGATGAGCGAGGCTTCACCGGGCAACGCGCTTCCGGCATCGCTGCCGATGCTCAAGGCTGTGCTCAAGCAGGAGTCGGCCCAAAGCCTGCCGCTTTCGACGCTTCAGGAGCTGCGGATCGACATCGCCAAGTCACAACTCGAAGTAAGCATCGGCTTCGACAGCGCTGGCAAGCCTGACGGCAACGGACTGAAGAGCCTCGCTGTCTCGAACAAGTTCGGCGACCTCAAGACCGACAAGCCTTTCCAGCCCTTCGGCGCGACGCCCGAAAGCGACGACTGGCTGATCATCGGTTCGGACGAACTGTTCCAGAAAAAGGACGCCCGGTTCCAGTTGCGCATCGTCTGGAAAGGACTCCCGTTCTGGAGAGGCGACATCGACTTCGACTGGGTCAACGAATTTTATCCAAAGGCCGATTTCGCCTTCCTCAAACAGGGTTCGTGGCCGAAGAAAAACGACCTCGAAAACCAGAAACTTTTCAGCTGGAAATATGCCGAGGTGGCCTTCCCGGAATCGAAAGCCACCCTGCCCGCGCTGGCGTTGACCGGGACGCACTTCGACGAGACGCGCTACACGCTCGACAGCCGCAGCGGCTTCATGAAGCTGACGCTCAACGGCGATTTCGGCCACAAGCTCTACCCGCTCACCCTGAGCCGGTACATGATGCGCGTCGCGGCAAAGGACAAGGAGCTGGTCGATGACTGCATGAGCCTCTGGAAAAAGGTGCGCCATGATCTGTACGAGTGGAAAAATGGACGGAAAGAACCGAAAAATCCGAAGAACTTCACGAGCCAGTTTGTCGAACAGTTCTCAAAATGTATGCCGGTCGAGCCCTACACGCCGGTGATCGAATCGCTGACGCTGAGCTACACCGCCTCCGCGCAGCTCTCGGATGCGGGCCTGTACCAGCTCACGCCGTTCGGCTGCAAGGCAGTGACGCCGGGCAAAAAATCGACGCTGCTCTACCCGTTCGACAACGAGGGTGAACTCTACATCGGCATCGACGGCTTCACGCCAGGCCGGAACCTCTCGGTGCTCTTCCAGCTTGCCGAGGGGAGCGCCTCGCCGACGGTCTCGAAGCCGGAAAAGCATGTCGCGTGGAGCTGGCTTCGCTCGAACAAATGGGTCGATTTCGAGACCTCCGAGCTGTCGGACGACATGGCGCAGCTCACCCGCTCCGGCATCATCCGCTTCGCCGTGCCCTCGTCGGCCACCAGCGGCAACTCGCTTCTGGGTGGCGGAAATCTGCACTGGCTACGGGCGGTGGTGAAGGAGAAGCCGGAGGCGGTCTGCAAAATCATCGGCGTCGAGACGCAGGCAGCCAGAGCGACGCGCCTCACCGGCAACGACTCCGCCGGTCAGCTCGCGGCGGAGAGCATCAAAAAAGCGGTCACGCCCGATGCGTCGGTCAAAAAGATCACGCAGCCCTACGCCAGCTTCGGCGGACGGAAGGCCGAGGATGAAACCGCGTTCCGCACGAGAGTCAGCGAACGGCTGCGCCACCGGAACCGCGCCATCACGATGTGGGATTACGAACGGCTGGTGCTCGAAGCCTTCCCGCAGATTTACAAGGTCAAGTGCCTGAACCACACCCGCTACGAACCAGGCGAAACCGGCGTCGGTATCTATCGCGAACTCGCGCCTGGACATGTCACCATCGTGGCGGTGCCAAACTTGCTGAACAACAACGCCATCGATCCGCTGCGGCCCTACACCAGCCTCGGCGAGCTCGACCTGATCCGGACATATCTCGAAAAGCACGCCTCGGAGCTGGTGAGCCTGCACGTCGAAAATCCGGTGTTCGAGACCATCAGCACCGAGTTCAGCGTCCGCTTCCGGCAGGGTGTCGATGAAGCCTTTTACATCGGGCAGTTGCAGCAGGAACTCATGAAGTTTCTCTCGCCCTGGGCCTTCGAGGAGGGAATGGACATCGCGTTCGGCGGCAAAATCCACAAATCCTCGCTGATCGATTTCGTCGAGGAGCGAGCCTACGTGGACTACGTCACTGATTTCAAAATGTACCATACCGACGGCAACGGAAAGACGAGCGGCGACCTTGACGAAGCTGCCACCACCCTGCCGCTCTCGATCCTCGTATCGGTGGAGGCTTCCGGACACGCGATCACGCCGATCTCCGGAGAACTCGACGGATAA